The Thalassophryne amazonica chromosome 20, fThaAma1.1, whole genome shotgun sequence sequence gtcagtaatggttacttttttagaccaagcagaggaaaacatatggaatcactcaattctgaggaaaaaactaacacctgattcatatcagatctgctcgttagtctgcatctaaaaaggagtgaacacaccttggagagctgttgcaccaagtggactgacatgaatcatggctccaacacgagagatgtcaattgaaacaaaggagaggattatcaaactcttaaaagagggtaaatcatcacgcaatgttgcaaaagatgttggttgttcacagtcagctgtgtctaaactctggaccaaatacaaacaacatgggaaggttgttaaaggcaaacatactggtagaccaaggaagacatcaaagcgtcaagacagaaaacttaaagcaataagtctcaaaaatcgaaaatgcacaacaaaacaaatgaggaacgaatgggaggaaactggagtcaacgtctgtgaccgaactgtaagaaaccgcctaaaggaaatgggatttacatacagaaaagctaaaagaaagccatcattaacacctaaacagaaaaaaacaaggttacaatgggctaaagaaaagcaatcgtgaactGTGGATGGCTggttgaaagtcatattcagtgatgaatctcaaatctgcattgggcaaggtgatgatgctggaacttttgtttggtgccgttccaatgagatttataaagatgactgcctgaagagaacatgtaaatttccacagtcattgatgatatggggctgcatgtcaggtaaaggcactggggagatggctgtcattacatcatcaataaatgcacaagtttatgttgatattttggacaattgaaaggatgtttgaggatgatgaaatcatttttcaagatgataatgcatcttgccatagagcaaaaactgcaaaaacattccttgcaaaaagacacatagggtcaatgtcaatgagcagatctgatgtgatgcaggtgttaatttgggggatgaaaatttacagggtgattccataattttttcctcagaattgagtgagtccatatttttttcctctgcttggtctaaaaaagtaaccgttactgactgccacaatctttttttcttgatttcttatagtgtttcttaaagccagaaagttgccatttgaaatgactttagttttgtgtcatgtctgtgatctgctttttttctacaaaattaaacaactgaatgaacattctctgaggccggtgattccataatttttgccaggggttgtagtaaaaaaaaaaaaaaaaagtagaaaagggggtgttcacaatagtagcatctgctgttgacgctaaaaactcaaaactattatgttcaaactgctgctaacaatcctgtgaatcactaaactagtatttagctgtataaccacagtttttcatgatttcttcacatctgcgaggcatggagtcaaccaacttgtggcacctttcagctgttattccactccaagattctttaacatcattccacaattcattcacatttcttggttttatatatatatatatatatatatatatatatatatacacacatacatacacactcacacttaTTATTAGTCCTACAGATCAAAATATACAAATTCAGAATGTTCAAGAATCAATCCTGCAGGATACTGAAACAAATTACAAGAAACAAGTGTTGCTATGACAACCCAAATACAGTAATCTGCTTCTTTCTCAACCATCCAACACCACTAACCAGAACATTGGGAGAATGCATACCTTCTCCAAGGGATGTCAAATTCCCCAAGGACGTTACTCCATATTTTAGCCAATAGTGGATCCACAATAAATCTGGATGTTCATCACTGCCTAAAATTCTCACCACTTAATTGAATaaacttttcttataaaaaaactgtTTTAGAATTTCTGTCGTAATGATCGCCAGTGATTTCAAAGGGTAGCATGATGTTATAAAACTCTGTAAGAAAAACAAATGAATAACCTCCACCAAGATAAGGCGAAATCACTTTAAAAGAAAATCATCATGAACATGATCTTGATCAGTGCTGAGCTCTACAAATCTTTAAGAGGATCCAGCGTGCCAAATCTGACTTTATTTGTTGAATTTAAATACGCTTATTTGATTGAAACCTATCTGGAACACTAGTGAATGCATTACCTTACAAAGGCCAGGAGTGTATCAGCAGGATGTCTGAGACAACAACAGACAGGTTCATGAAAAAGACGCCATCATGCACTGTTAATGAAAGAGATGAAGGAAACATTTTGAGGTCTGATCCAGATCCCCACCAAATGTAATCATTTCATCGTATTTGTCAATACACATCAAAATCCAGTCGTATCTTTTTTAAGATAGCCTGCTAACAAACACACAATGGTGATCAGTACCTTCTTGAACAAGAATGAAACTACTTTGTTCCAATATTAACAACACATTCTAGCATAGGCTTTTATTATGTCCATTTCAAGGCACATCtgtacaataatcatgctgtttaatcagcatcttgataagcCATGCCCAGCAGGTAGATGGATGATCTTGGCAAAGTGAAGGTTTCACAAACAGATTTTAAGAAATTTGtgaaaataaaactttttcatgCATTGATTTTTTTGATGCATTAGATCACTGACTTTAGCACATGCAAATGTGTATAGTTCAGACTCAAACATTCGAACAAGTACGCAAACTCAATTTCCCAACATTGTTTTTAAAAGCACACAATACTGAatttttaaactgcttttttcaaAACAAGAGAATAAGAAGGAAAAAGAATGTGAAGAGTTATCCTGAAATTTGTCCAAATTATAGAACTCACTGCCAGTGGAGTTCACTGGAGTTCTGCCCAAACTCTGCAGGTAGAAGTGATCTACCACGCTGCAATCCAGAGTCcagtttaaaaacacacaagtcAGTTCCAAAATTCTCTCGTTTTACAATGAAAAACGatcgaacaaacaaacaaacaaacacacaaacaaacacacacacacagacattctcTTATCACCTCACTGGTCATGACCCAAAAATCTCTTATGTGTAACTGAACACAAAAGCATTCCTCCAAAAATTTTAACTTATGGCTCAGGAATGGAACAGAATTTATGGTGGATGAGTCGTGGTCCAACAACAACTGTGAGTTTTACGATCcgtaggatgtgtgtgtgtgtgtgtgtgttgggtgggtgcggcaaaaaaaaaacaaacaaaaaacatttaaataaataataataatcaaagtgCTCTCTTTACAAATTATAAAAAGAATCTTTAATCAAGTGGACATGGAGAGATGCTGTGTATTGTGCGCATACCTAGGTAAGCTAAACATTTATACGTAAACACAATCACACAATAAGCTGCATTTAGGTCAAGACATCATCGCAGCGTGAGCTTCCTGTCACTCTTTTACTGCATGACACTTCCTGACTCTCTGTGTACAACTTTCTGCCTGTGTCTTACTCTTTGTTTATTATGTGACAGATTTAACACCACCTCATCAAATGTACGAGAAAGTCTTGATGTGTACTTCTCAGATAAAAAGGAATTTGATCAGGTGGAAACCCAAAGGTTATCTGGATTTCAACATCGCACCTGTCTGGTTACATACCATCTGAAAGCTGTTCTCCCTGTGGGACATCCACTTCAGGACAAGTGGATGTTTTctcctggatttttgtttttacagaagTTTCCGTTTTGGCCTTGTCTGCACTGTAATGCAGGACAGGGGGTCGTAATGTGACTCCCGCAACAGTGGACATCACAAGTGGTACTTGCTTAATTAAATGTTCAAAGGGTCTTATAACATGGAATCCCTAGGAAACATCTAAAACTGACATTTCTAAATAATGACATGACAATGCCATAATTAGATCAAATGTTGAAATTTGGAATTTTTACTCTGTTATCAATGGGAAATTTCtactttttaaaattgttttgaaGATTAACATTTTATCTTCAAAAGTCTTTTTTGTAAAGATCATAATTATAATTTACAACATCAAAATTGTAACTTCTTAATCTCATAATTACAATTTAAAAACTGAAAGTATTTGCCATATATTATGATTACAACTTTAAAAGTCaacatttttactcttttaatctggaaattcattcagtcattcattttctgaacccctTTACTGCTGTTAGAGATCATGGGGGTGCTGATGTTtaccccagcagtcacagggtgagaggcggaatacaccctggacaggccgccagtctatcacaggaccaaATCTAGAAATTTGAACCTTTAATTGAATAATTATGACTTTGAAAGTCAAGTTTTTTGACTGGCATACAACcacaatccatttcaaaatgagtaaatatttgcacaaaacaataaagtttatcagtttgaacattaaatatcttgtctttgtggtgtattcaactgaatatagtttgaagaggatttgcaaatcattgtattctgtcttaatttacatttttcacaacgtcccaacttcaatggaattggggttgtaattgtgATTTAGAAAGTGGACAGGTTAATTTCTTCAGTCTCACAGTTAGGACTTTGAAGTCAACATCATAAAATCTTATAGTTATGACTTATTATACCAAAAGTTTAACTTGCATGTGTTATGATTTATAAACTGGATTTTTAAAGTTTTAATCACAATTATGGCTCTGAACATTTTTAAATCTATTATTTAGAAAGTCAAAATTTTAAGTTTTAATCTTAATTAGGATTTAGAAAGGGGAAATTGTAATGGTTTAAATTCCTAGCTATAAGTGAAGTCAATATTTTAAAATCTAGATCAAGACTCAAGAAAGTCAAACTTTTAACTTTTTAATCTTAATTATGATTTAGAAAGGGGAAATTTTTAATAGTTTAATTCCATAACTATCAGTGAAGTGAATATTTTTAAATCTAAACTTTTAACTTTAATCTCAATGATGATTtacaatgggattttttttccttttaattacaCAACTACAATTTAGAAAGTCAAAATTTTTataatttaaattttgactgtttTTTTGCTCTTATAGCATGCAATATATACCCCACAACCATCACAGTAGAAACAATTTCCATACCATGATGATAAACAGTTGGTAGAGAGATTATTATAAGACATGTAGCTGATGTCTCACACTGTTTCCACATACTTCCTCTTATGCATTTATCTGATTGCTGTGACATTACTTCACATCTATAATCTGTGTGCACATCTCAGCTGTTTTTGTGCGATTTGTGTTTATGTTTCTTTTGCTTTTTGAACTCTCTGCTGTGAGAGTGTTCGTGATGCCGCTTGGACTTGCTCTCGCTACTGCTGCTGTCACTCTCAGACTCctttctctccctctttctcttcttCATTTTCTTCTCCTGTGGGACAGAAGGAAAAACATAAATGAAAGATAGATGTATTGTGTGTTCCACTAAAATGTATAAACAGCAAGCAACAGATCCATACCTCCTCAAAACCAATGGATGAGCAATTTTTAGTTATTCCACTTTTAAATCCaaacatattctctgaaaaaccaCTTCACTGTTCTGAACAAGCTGGCTTGTATGTTTCAGAGCGCAGTACAGACAATTATGAATGGCTACACATCTCAGAGACGTGGGCGGTTGGTTGCATGATGACTCACCCCCATGAGGCCGAAGAATAAAAATGGAGGAAGGTTGACAAAACAGGAAAGTGAGAACCAGTCAGGATGGTTGTCACACATttaccttcttcttctttttctttttgttagagtCCTCCTTCATTGCCATACTGGATGTCTGCTGCTGTGGCTcttgatcatcctcttcaggcaGCAGAGCATACTGCATGCCCGGAGCAGAGAAACAGTCCTTTGCAAAGTgacctgcaaaatttactgttttAAATTCATTCAAACTAGATTTCCAAGTAGAACCCTGATATTGCTACTGAATGATGAAACAAATGCAGTTTGTCTCTTCAGCATTTTGCCTCTaagatttgaatgtgttcacatTCTTGTTGTACCTTTGCAGCTGCACTTTGAACAGGTTGTGTTCAGAACAGCCTCCAGTGTGATTTTGTTGCTTGTGTGGTCTTTAAAGTGCTTACGCCGCCTTGCGTCCTGcctataaatacacacacaaaaaagaacatACATCCTTATATACATACTGCTCATAAATATTGGGACACAGAGGGTTATTTGTTTTTGATCAaagtctttttattgttgtttccatttttttttctccacacagaatgaacagatgaaacaaactgaaaataaccctcccaccccaccccttcTAAACCGGTGTCATAGACTGAACGATTcccccaaaaaccagtttgcccCGCCTCCACTGTGCACGCGCCACTTCGGACTACAGCAGCACGTccgagacagtctcttcacccaaagcgatcaaataggttaatgggattattaaccatcagatgacaagataaaacctcttaaatcattctaaagtcagttttaagcagaaacaaggcaatattccatgtcgctttgaaatgacggacgcagtgaatgcagcagctagcagcctgtgtagccacattgctctgatgacttcctctgtgttttatgatgaaatacccataatgctgaatttatgtggaaatgattgttgtacaaaagcttcagatatctgtcgctgagaaagATGATGACTGGGGTTATTTGTTTTTGAAATCACTTCCCAACAGTTGTCCAGATCAAGAACAGTCTCCATGAGATAGGCATGTCTGTGTCAAATTCTACAGAAGACCTTCCCAAACTAACTACAAAGAGCTTTTAAGGGGAAAGCATTTGCATTCAAGTATAAAAATGAACATTTCATTTACACTTATGTTAGTCTGTGGAATTACATCACCTCCTTTGAAAGTGTGGAGCAGGAAGTTCAGCTGACCTatcaatatgcagacctgggttaAAGTCCCTTTTGTTCTACCTGCCTGTCTTCTTACTcgactcagctgtaaatgggcactgtGCTCGGCTGGCGAAGAACCTTTCTTCAGATTGGCTTCCAGTCCTGGGGGAGTCATTTAGTTTAATCTGCTTAATGCTACAGAATCTAAGGATGAACATCAGCACCTTAGAGCCTACATAAGAATTACCTACACCTCCTACACGGTTAAGATGGATGCCTGTAAATTTACACTTTGCGCTAATATGTATTCGGAATTTGTATTCAATTCAAATGTCATGTTATACAGTAAAACCAAAAAAGAGTTGTTCAGTGGTTCGGTAACcaaaacacacatatacacacaaaacaGTAAGGCCTTACTCTGCCATAACATTGTTTGGGTCCAAGTCCTGTCCCGTTCCCTGATTGACAGCTTTCATTGAGAAGGACAGCTTCACCTTATCCCCCAGAATCTGAGAAGCAGACGACACAGCTGCACTCATTCTGCTCCAACACGGGTGACACATACAACACTGTGTGCATGTGGTGCTTGTTGTTACCTCTCTTccaatgactttaatccacacctgCTCCCCCACGTCAACAATTTCAGATGCATTCTCCACCCGTGAGGCTGACATCTCACTCACATGTACCAGACCTGTATGTGCAACAGAAAGGAGTCTAAATGTCATGTTATAAAATGCTACAGGGACCCTGGGCTGAGCAACAAGGCTTAACAAGCAACTTGACAGGCCTGTCTGCATTTATTAGAATCAGCTTTATTGGCAAAGTATGTCAACACATGCAAGGAATTGACTCTGGCTGCACTTACTCACAGTACTATCACAACTAGCCATAAACAGGACAAAGATGAAGCAAGGAACAGTAGTAAATAAAGTGACTGTAGTTTAAAATGCAATGACAATAGTGCAAAGTGGGTGGATGGATGATGGTATTTATATTATGTGCGACACAGATCTATTTGCAAATATTTGTCACGTGTGTGGACTCTGATAAGAGTTCAGTGTGTGTTTTGAGCAAAGGATTATTAGTCACGAACAGTATATTTAACTGTTCACTGAGTGATGGCCTGGGAGAAGAAACTGTTcccgtgtctggttgttttggtgTACAGTGTCTTGTAGCGCCATCCAGAGGACAGAAGTTCAAAGAAGTTATGACCAGGATGTGATGGGTCTGCAGTGAAGCATCCTGCCTATTTCTTCACCCTGGTGTACAAGTCCGGATGGGGGGGGGGAGACAGCTTAGCACCAGTGATCCTCTCTGCAGACCTGATTGTCTGTTGCAGACAGTTCCTGTTCTGTTTGGCTGCTGCACCAAACCAGATGGTGATGGACGCGTATGGAACACACTGAACTGTTGCTGTGTAGAACTGGAGCAGCAGCTACCGGTGCAGACTGAACTTCCTGAGGCAGCTCAGGAAGTTTAATCTACTGGGCCCtcttgatgtgtgtgtgtatacacgtcAGGTTTTGGGAGACAGTGGATCTCAGAAACCTGAATGTTTCCACCATGGACAGAATGTTACTGAGAATGGTGACGGGGGCACTGGTGGGGAGCTACTCTTGAGGTCCAccatcatctccacagtcttgagcatTCTCACccccaggttgttctgaccagaACAGAGGACCAGCCATTCCGCCTCCCATTTTTAAGCAGATTCGTCCCCATCTCAAATGAGCCAATGACTGCAGTGAAATCAGCAAACTTCAGGAGTTGATATGCAGTCACTAGTATAAAGGGAGAAGcacagtggggagagcacacacccctgggGGGTGCCAGTGCTGGCTGTAAGGGTTCTGGATGTGAATTTGCCAGCCTCACCTCCTGTCTCCTGTCCATCATGAAGTTTGTGATTCACTGACAGATAGGGGCTGGCACAGTGAGTTGTATCAGTTTGAATTTTATGACTTCAGGAACGATTGTGTAGAACGCCAAGCTAAAGTCTACAAACAAGATCCTAGCATATGTCCCTGCAGAGTCAAGGTGTTCCAGGATGTGATGCAGCTGTATGTTGACCGCATCCTCGACTGGCCTGTTTGCTGACAGGTGAACTGCATGAGATCCAACAGGGATCCTGTGATGACCCtcaggtggctcaacaccagTCTTTGAAAGGATTTCATGACCACGGATGTCAGAGCAAAAGACGTGTAGACATTTAATCCTGATATGGAGTATTTCCTGGAAAATGGGATGATTGTGGAGCATTTAAAGCAGGAGACGGGACTTCACACAGCGCCAGAGATCTTTTGAAGATCTGAGTGAATATGGGGGCCATCTGCTCAGTGCAGATTTTCAGGCATGAGGGCGACACACCATCTGGGCCATATTGCATTATTTTGCACATTAGAAGATGCCAACATTATATACCcatcagaacccaaaatttcagagctgaatatgaaGAGGTTTTACAGAGGGACAGAATTTTGCAGACCCACTCACTAACCCCACTAATTGTACACTTGccctgctaatcgcagggaatttCAAACAAATGATGCTGCTGAAATTTGTGAGTTTACATAATCACCTAAAGCCTATTGCAGCATTCTAGCTTCACACCATTTAAAACAAACTAACTCCTGTGTGATGTTGGAGAAAATGCTATAAATACAACAAAATGTGTTTACATCTCATTCATTCTGAACTCTTCACTGACTCACTGACATTGAAGCCACTTATAAACGTATCTCTGAACTAGAACACATCTTGTTGCACATTGTTTTATTAGTGTGATGGAATTTAGAAACATGCCAACACCATATGACAGCATGTAAGCACATGCAGAAAGGACTTTGATTATCATGGAGCAGCCTCAGTTCACTCCCCAGTGGTTAACATGAGGAGCACAATGAtttaaatgaaaaaaagaaaataattaaaattcGAAAGATTTAAGAACTTCCAGATCCTTTTCTCACCAGCCATCTTTCTTTGTCCCCTCTCTGCTCTACATCTTGTCTTAT is a genomic window containing:
- the zcchc17 gene encoding nucleolar protein of 40 kDa; the encoded protein is MANCEGESPEPAGLDGLPPMFSIFKGEVVSVQTYGAFVRLPGYKKQGLVHVSEMSASRVENASEIVDVGEQVWIKVIGREILGDKVKLSFSMKAVNQGTGQDLDPNNVMAEQDARRRKHFKDHTSNKITLEAVLNTTCSKCSCKGHFAKDCFSAPGMQYALLPEEDDQEPQQQTSSMAMKEDSNKKKKKKKEKKMKKRKRERKESESDSSSSESKSKRHHEHSHSREFKKQKKHKHKSHKNS